A section of the Methanoregula formicica SMSP genome encodes:
- a CDS encoding C39 family peptidase, whose translation MNGEEQTTMKNSLRSIVLLLVLLSFLTVPVLATDTNLAVPYYQQETDYYCGSAVAQMWIDFHNSFVSQNTLYTYIQNHNIESGWSTDPQGLEDVVGNYVTNLITDDHKWSSADAAIMGQAVDIVNRGIPSASLIHEGYHWNAVKGVSYTLYGGQIYQINGVWVQDPWYTMSANIYYAVNSWKNEFTQVDFPSSTWDNYWVTVQGYWGSRGGAPDYDKEIENIRLMDESEVSTPITAEIDIAGFAREQMNKQNLFQEELKGSSPGNTVLVHSLNKNYPDYYLIPFEKDGVPVVVSKVDLKGDTAVFSAGAALEKGASSIKPDLDEARKALEYAGYGDLENARLVWKPCEQTMSEFMPVWEFSNNANEIKYVGYNPFEQKVMVYDNLTPSKMRG comes from the coding sequence ATGAATGGAGAAGAACAAACAACCATGAAAAACTCTTTACGAAGTATTGTTTTACTATTGGTACTTCTGTCGTTTCTGACAGTACCAGTACTTGCAACAGATACCAATCTTGCAGTGCCGTATTACCAGCAGGAAACCGATTATTATTGCGGCTCTGCAGTTGCCCAGATGTGGATCGATTTCCACAATAGTTTCGTAAGTCAGAACACGTTGTATACATATATCCAAAACCATAACATCGAATCCGGATGGTCCACCGATCCTCAGGGACTCGAAGACGTTGTGGGAAACTATGTGACAAATCTTATCACTGACGATCACAAGTGGAGTTCAGCTGACGCTGCAATAATGGGTCAGGCTGTGGATATTGTAAACCGGGGAATCCCTTCAGCCTCGTTGATTCATGAGGGGTATCATTGGAATGCAGTAAAAGGTGTGAGTTATACCCTGTACGGGGGCCAGATTTACCAGATCAACGGTGTCTGGGTGCAGGATCCCTGGTACACAATGTCAGCTAATATATATTATGCTGTTAATTCATGGAAGAATGAATTTACTCAGGTCGATTTCCCTTCTTCAACTTGGGATAATTACTGGGTAACGGTCCAGGGTTACTGGGGAAGCCGCGGCGGCGCTCCTGATTACGATAAGGAGATTGAAAACATCCGGTTAATGGATGAATCCGAAGTAAGTACACCCATCACGGCAGAGATTGACATTGCCGGTTTCGCACGCGAACAAATGAATAAACAGAACCTGTTCCAGGAAGAGCTTAAGGGAAGTAGTCCGGGAAATACCGTGCTCGTTCATTCCCTTAACAAAAATTATCCGGATTACTATCTGATTCCGTTTGAAAAGGATGGAGTTCCTGTGGTAGTTTCCAAGGTTGACCTTAAAGGAGATACAGCTGTGTTCAGCGCGGGTGCAGCACTGGAGAAGGGTGCCAGCAGTATAAAACCTGATCTGGATGAAGCGAGAAAAGCCTTGGAATATGCGGGCTATGGAGACCTTGAGAATGCACGCCTTGTATGGAAACCCTGCGAACAGACAATGTCGGAGTTCATGCCGGTATGGGAGTTCTCGAACAATGCTAATGAAATAAAATACGTTGGTTATAACCCGTTCGAACAGAAGGTTATGGTGTACGACAACCTTACTCCCAGTAAGATGAGAGGATAA
- the uvrB gene encoding excinuclease ABC subunit UvrB translates to MTEFQLVSSFGPAGSQPEAIKELTKGLEEQKQYQTLLGVTGSGKTFTMANVIAAAQKPTLVLAHNKTLAAQLYSEFCDFFPNNRVEYFVSYYDYYQPESYIPAKDQYIEKDSAINPKIEQLRLSATASLSFRKDVIVVASVSCIYGLGNPENFRNMGFELTVGQKISRNDIMSRLIDILFERNDLELMPGRFRVKGDTIDFIPGYFNNIIRIELFGNEIERIREVDKNTGAVNEEMKYFYVYPARHFVTPESARKSAIASIRKELGEVLPIHGLIEAHRLEQRTRYDIEMIEETGSCKGIENYSRHFDGRNAGEKPYCLLDYFPDDFLMIIDESHQMIPQLHGMYNGDRSRKKALIDYGFRLPSAYDNRPLKFHEFEQYMNSVIFVSATPGDYELKKSGKAVEQIIRPTGLVDPEVEVRPIEGQTDDVIREVEKTIARGDRVLITTLTKKLAEELSEFLSNRKIRTRYLHSEIQTLERSEIIRQLRLGKFDVLVGINLLREGLDIPEVGFIAILDADKEGFLRDARSLIQIIGRAARNVNAKVVLYGDNMTDSMKRAIAETKRRRTLQVAFNKKHNIVPQTIIKPIKEKEVEVTDTKHVPKTEIPNVIIDLEKQMRDAAEGLDFEKAIALRDQIKKLNERLSGK, encoded by the coding sequence GTGACAGAATTCCAGCTCGTCTCCAGTTTCGGCCCGGCCGGCTCGCAGCCGGAAGCTATCAAAGAGCTGACAAAAGGACTGGAAGAGCAAAAGCAGTACCAGACCCTGCTCGGGGTCACCGGCTCCGGCAAGACCTTCACGATGGCAAACGTGATCGCGGCAGCGCAGAAGCCTACGCTCGTCCTCGCCCACAACAAGACGCTTGCCGCCCAGCTCTACTCTGAATTCTGCGACTTCTTCCCGAACAACCGTGTGGAATACTTTGTCTCGTACTACGACTACTACCAGCCCGAGTCCTACATCCCGGCAAAGGACCAGTACATCGAGAAAGACTCTGCTATCAACCCGAAGATCGAGCAGCTCCGGCTGTCTGCAACTGCGTCGCTGTCGTTCCGAAAGGACGTGATCGTGGTCGCATCCGTCTCCTGCATCTACGGCCTCGGCAACCCGGAGAACTTCCGGAACATGGGTTTTGAGCTGACCGTGGGCCAGAAGATCTCGCGGAACGACATCATGAGCCGGCTCATCGACATCCTCTTCGAGCGAAACGATCTTGAACTGATGCCGGGCCGGTTCCGGGTCAAGGGCGACACCATCGACTTCATCCCCGGGTACTTCAACAACATCATCCGTATCGAGCTCTTCGGCAACGAGATCGAGCGGATCCGCGAGGTGGACAAGAACACCGGTGCCGTGAACGAGGAGATGAAGTATTTCTATGTCTATCCTGCCCGCCACTTCGTTACTCCCGAGAGCGCCCGGAAATCTGCCATTGCATCAATCCGGAAGGAGCTTGGCGAAGTGCTCCCCATCCACGGCCTGATCGAGGCCCACCGGCTCGAACAGCGGACCCGGTACGATATCGAGATGATCGAGGAGACCGGTTCCTGCAAGGGCATCGAGAACTATTCCCGGCATTTCGATGGCCGGAACGCGGGCGAGAAACCCTACTGCCTGCTTGACTATTTCCCGGACGATTTCCTGATGATCATCGATGAGAGCCACCAGATGATCCCCCAGCTCCACGGGATGTACAACGGTGACCGTTCGCGCAAGAAAGCGCTGATCGACTACGGGTTCCGGCTCCCGAGCGCGTACGACAACCGGCCCCTGAAGTTCCACGAGTTCGAGCAGTACATGAATTCGGTGATTTTCGTTTCGGCAACACCGGGCGATTATGAGCTGAAGAAATCCGGAAAAGCGGTCGAGCAGATCATCCGGCCCACCGGCCTTGTTGACCCGGAGGTCGAGGTCCGTCCCATCGAGGGGCAGACGGATGACGTGATCCGTGAAGTGGAGAAGACCATTGCGCGGGGCGACCGCGTCCTTATCACCACCCTGACCAAGAAGCTCGCCGAGGAACTCTCCGAGTTCCTCTCGAATCGGAAGATCCGGACACGCTACCTCCACTCCGAGATCCAGACGCTGGAGCGGAGCGAGATCATCCGGCAGCTCCGGCTCGGCAAGTTCGATGTCCTGGTCGGGATCAACCTGCTCCGTGAGGGCCTTGATATCCCTGAGGTCGGATTCATCGCGATTCTTGACGCAGACAAAGAGGGTTTCCTCCGCGATGCCCGGAGCCTGATCCAGATCATCGGCCGTGCAGCCCGGAACGTGAACGCGAAGGTTGTTCTGTACGGTGACAACATGACCGATTCCATGAAGCGGGCGATTGCCGAGACAAAACGCCGGCGCACGCTCCAGGTTGCATTCAACAAAAAGCACAACATCGTCCCGCAGACCATCATCAAGCCGATCAAGGAGAAAGAGGTCGAGGTCACCGACACCAAGCACGTGCCGAAAACCGAGATCCCGAACGTTATCATCGATCTCGAGAAGCAGATGCGGGACGCTGCCGAGGGTCTCGATTTCGAGAAGGCGATTGCGCTGCGGGACCAGATCAAGAAGCTGAACGAGCGGCTGAGCGGGAAGTGA
- a CDS encoding 4Fe-4S binding protein — MTEKPETKQASSRQNIRKWILILSFILIPVTIFYISPIIVMMGAGEGVATGSLLLYIALFLLSLVVARLWCGWLCPMGAWQEICSPVIKHTVKEGWRNWIKYGITAIWLGMLALAFFQAGGIRSVDPIYGTVNGISISSVQVLMMVGIIFLFIIIIAFITGKRGTCHVFCPIAGIMVAGRKIRNLIHWPALGLSADASRCIDCQKCSKACPMGLDVNGMVRKDEMENADCILCASCADACPKGVISYGWKTNEQRRDS, encoded by the coding sequence ATGACGGAAAAACCAGAAACCAAACAAGCATCGTCACGCCAGAACATCCGGAAGTGGATCCTGATCCTGTCCTTTATCTTAATCCCGGTCACTATCTTCTACATCTCGCCCATCATCGTCATGATGGGTGCCGGGGAAGGCGTGGCAACGGGCAGCCTGCTGCTGTACATTGCGCTCTTCCTCCTCTCGCTTGTCGTTGCCCGGCTCTGGTGCGGCTGGCTCTGCCCGATGGGGGCATGGCAGGAGATCTGTTCGCCGGTCATTAAGCATACCGTGAAGGAAGGCTGGCGCAACTGGATCAAGTACGGCATCACCGCCATCTGGCTGGGCATGCTCGCGCTCGCCTTTTTCCAGGCCGGCGGGATCCGTTCGGTGGACCCCATCTACGGCACCGTGAACGGCATCTCGATCTCGTCGGTCCAGGTCCTGATGATGGTGGGTATAATCTTCCTGTTCATCATCATCATCGCGTTCATCACCGGAAAGCGCGGGACCTGCCATGTCTTCTGCCCGATAGCCGGTATCATGGTAGCAGGGCGGAAGATCCGGAACCTGATCCACTGGCCGGCGCTGGGTCTCTCTGCAGACGCATCGCGCTGTATCGACTGCCAGAAGTGCTCGAAGGCATGCCCGATGGGCCTTGACGTGAATGGCATGGTCCGGAAGGATGAGATGGAAAATGCCGACTGTATCCTCTGCGCCAGCTGCGCCGACGCATGCCCAAAAGGCGTCATCTCATACGGATGGAAAACGAATGAACAACGGAGGGATTCGTGA
- a CDS encoding radical SAM/SPASM domain-containing protein, with protein sequence MDTGNFRDRFDTTISDTLAQALRIIAHDPSLAISGTVILHHQKKAAAMRKRHENNGLIVPPVMITSITSRCNLACAGCYMHGRHEKPAPEMSREILVGVVGQAAELGVSVIVIAGGEPLVRLDEILALAQSHPEVLFPVFTNGLLIDDAVAATIAQHRNIVPVISFEGFREETDARRGEGVYDRLLAVCARLKQRSIFFGVSVTTSRENFPQVTGEAFAREMLSAGARVLAFVEYVPMEPGTEPLVLTHEQKKVLQIVLADFNRKFPGLFIGFPGDEDEYGGCLAAGRGFVHVSPSGNLEPCPAAPYSDANLVKVPLQDALRSRLLARLREEPSLLSESEGGCALRANRAWVETLLASDT encoded by the coding sequence ATGGATACCGGGAATTTTCGCGACAGGTTTGATACAACCATCAGTGACACGCTGGCACAGGCACTCCGGATAATCGCTCACGATCCCTCTCTTGCTATTTCCGGTACTGTTATCCTCCACCACCAGAAAAAAGCAGCCGCAATGCGGAAGCGTCACGAGAACAATGGCCTGATCGTTCCACCGGTGATGATTACGAGCATCACCTCGCGCTGCAACCTCGCCTGCGCCGGCTGCTACATGCACGGGCGCCACGAGAAACCGGCACCCGAGATGAGCCGGGAGATCCTTGTTGGCGTTGTCGGCCAGGCAGCAGAACTCGGGGTCTCGGTCATCGTAATTGCCGGCGGCGAACCGCTGGTGAGGCTTGATGAGATCCTTGCTCTGGCACAGAGCCATCCGGAAGTCCTCTTCCCGGTCTTCACGAACGGTCTCTTAATCGATGATGCTGTCGCCGCGACCATCGCACAGCACCGGAACATCGTTCCCGTCATCAGTTTCGAAGGATTCCGGGAGGAGACCGATGCACGCCGGGGGGAGGGGGTTTACGACCGGCTGCTTGCGGTCTGTGCCCGGCTGAAGCAGCGCAGTATCTTCTTCGGTGTCTCAGTCACTACGTCACGTGAAAATTTCCCGCAAGTGACGGGCGAAGCCTTCGCCCGGGAGATGCTTTCCGCCGGGGCACGCGTCCTCGCGTTCGTTGAGTATGTGCCGATGGAACCGGGTACAGAACCTCTCGTGCTCACCCACGAGCAGAAGAAGGTCCTGCAGATCGTTCTTGCAGACTTCAACCGGAAGTTCCCGGGGCTCTTCATCGGATTTCCTGGCGATGAGGATGAGTACGGCGGGTGCCTTGCAGCAGGCCGCGGGTTTGTGCACGTGAGCCCGTCAGGAAATCTCGAACCCTGCCCGGCAGCGCCGTACTCTGATGCGAATCTTGTAAAGGTCCCATTACAAGACGCTCTCAGGTCACGGCTGCTTGCCCGGTTGCGCGAGGAACCGTCTCTCCTTTCTGAATCGGAAGGCGGCTGTGCGCTCCGGGCGAACCGTGCGTGGGTGGAAACACTGCTCGCGTCCGATACGTGA
- a CDS encoding ArsR/SmtB family transcription factor: protein MNSEKIILTKELFRVLSSDTRITILKKLAQRRRTISELSRELKIAKSTVHEHLALMTGAGLITPVPDEHEWKYYEITQNGANLLAPENSIPISILLTTTGFLFLAGSITAFVVAWFSVKQPLVSTPMHGGGYPGYLYPDLLSTSIGILLLIAGILVLIRLFRIRTSFKADSLQPS, encoded by the coding sequence ATGAACTCAGAAAAAATAATCCTCACAAAAGAACTGTTCCGGGTCCTTTCCTCCGATACTCGCATTACAATCCTGAAAAAACTTGCCCAACGAAGAAGGACGATCAGTGAATTATCACGCGAGTTAAAGATCGCTAAGTCAACAGTACACGAACATCTTGCTCTTATGACTGGTGCGGGGTTGATCACCCCCGTTCCCGATGAACATGAGTGGAAATATTATGAAATAACACAGAATGGTGCAAATTTGCTTGCACCGGAAAATTCAATTCCAATATCCATTCTTCTTACAACAACCGGATTCCTTTTTCTGGCGGGATCCATAACTGCATTTGTCGTTGCCTGGTTCTCGGTGAAGCAACCGCTCGTTTCAACGCCCATGCACGGTGGAGGTTATCCGGGTTATTTATACCCGGACCTCTTGTCAACCAGTATTGGAATTCTTCTTCTCATAGCCGGGATTCTGGTTCTCATCCGGCTATTCAGGATCCGAACATCATTTAAGGCTGATTCCCTCCAGCCCTCCTGA
- a CDS encoding DNA-directed DNA polymerase produces MASQSTGSCLDAACTLDSYSRDIRIAINQVEYSNSPGGPVIHIFGRDTRGKAVRLDVTGFRPYFYVPADQAESTPIPPQATLETGNTYRSIRGEQLRRLFTQRPTDVRDVRERYRHFEADIPFATRFMIDTGLTGGVAAPKENIDWQEITPIAIDAPARTCIIDIECEDERGFPDPQRDAIICITCYDSFDEDYTTFLFSGSQIPAAVAVKVKEGGLDNGCFREGTHTICSYADEPAMLRAFTAYIIARDPDILSGWNFVDFDMPYITGRMERLGLKSDSLARIPGMTERNALRGRALFDLLTAYKKMHSTLKESYRLDAIAMDELGQQKVRYTGTISDLWKKEPALLVEYNFKDVELCVGINKKDNIIGFYREIARYVGCPLDKTLNSSSVIDVYVLRKAFGNYVLPSKGFANAEEFEGATVFEPSKGVRENVVVLDLKSLYPMAMMTINASMETKDPAGELRAPNGIRFRKQPNGLTRSIIADLLKERDEKKRLRNTFAFGSPEYIMYDMQQNVLKVIMNTYYGVSGYTRFRLFDREIGAAVTSVGRAIIEHTRREIEKMGYTVIYGDTDSCMIQLPPLDREKTIEIARSIEKQLNASYPVFAKTELNADVSFFSIKFEKIYARFFQAGKKKRYAGSLVWKEGKDVQETDIVGFEIKRSDTPQITKHVQKTVMELILDGKGLDEVKAFLGEVIKKYRAGKYTLDEIGIPGGIGKSLDDYETDDAQVRGAKYANQYLHTEFGKGSKPKRIYIKTVTAKYPKTDVLCFEYADQVPPEFVVDLELMLEKTIRQPISRIIEALGWSWADVDPSRTTLAQWGLG; encoded by the coding sequence ATGGCCTCGCAGTCCACCGGCAGCTGCCTTGACGCGGCCTGCACGCTCGACTCCTATTCCCGCGACATCCGGATCGCGATCAACCAGGTGGAGTACAGCAACTCACCGGGCGGGCCCGTCATCCACATCTTCGGAAGGGACACACGCGGAAAGGCTGTCCGGCTGGATGTGACGGGCTTCAGGCCCTACTTCTATGTTCCGGCCGACCAGGCCGAAAGCACACCAATCCCCCCGCAGGCAACGCTCGAGACTGGGAACACCTACCGCTCGATCCGCGGCGAGCAGCTCCGGAGACTCTTCACCCAGCGGCCCACGGATGTACGGGATGTCCGCGAGCGGTACCGCCACTTCGAGGCAGACATCCCGTTTGCCACCCGGTTCATGATCGACACCGGCCTGACCGGAGGCGTTGCAGCACCGAAAGAGAACATCGACTGGCAGGAAATAACGCCGATCGCTATCGATGCCCCGGCCCGGACCTGCATCATCGATATCGAGTGCGAGGACGAGCGGGGATTCCCCGATCCCCAGCGGGATGCCATCATCTGCATCACCTGCTATGACTCGTTCGACGAGGACTACACCACGTTCCTCTTCTCCGGAAGCCAGATTCCGGCCGCCGTTGCCGTGAAGGTGAAGGAAGGCGGCCTTGATAATGGGTGTTTCCGCGAGGGCACCCATACGATCTGCTCGTATGCCGATGAACCCGCGATGCTCCGGGCATTCACGGCATACATCATTGCCCGCGACCCGGACATCCTCTCGGGCTGGAACTTCGTGGACTTCGACATGCCCTACATCACCGGCAGGATGGAACGGCTGGGGCTGAAATCCGATTCGCTTGCCCGCATCCCGGGTATGACCGAAAGAAATGCCCTCCGCGGCCGGGCGCTCTTCGACCTCCTTACCGCGTACAAGAAGATGCACTCCACGCTGAAGGAGTCCTACCGCCTCGACGCCATTGCAATGGATGAACTCGGGCAGCAGAAGGTCCGGTACACGGGCACGATTTCCGATCTCTGGAAAAAGGAGCCGGCGCTCCTTGTCGAGTACAACTTCAAGGACGTGGAGCTCTGCGTGGGGATCAACAAAAAGGACAACATCATCGGGTTCTACCGCGAGATCGCCCGGTATGTGGGCTGCCCGCTTGACAAGACCCTGAACTCGTCAAGCGTGATTGACGTGTACGTGCTCAGGAAAGCGTTCGGGAACTACGTGCTGCCCTCCAAGGGATTTGCCAATGCGGAAGAGTTCGAGGGAGCAACGGTCTTCGAGCCGAGCAAAGGCGTGCGGGAGAACGTGGTGGTACTCGACCTGAAATCGCTCTATCCGATGGCAATGATGACCATCAATGCTTCGATGGAGACAAAAGACCCTGCCGGCGAACTCCGGGCACCCAACGGGATCCGGTTCCGGAAACAGCCGAACGGGCTGACACGGAGCATCATCGCGGACCTGCTCAAGGAGCGGGACGAGAAGAAGCGGTTGCGCAACACGTTCGCCTTCGGCTCTCCCGAGTACATTATGTACGACATGCAGCAGAACGTGCTGAAAGTGATCATGAACACCTATTACGGCGTCTCGGGATACACCCGGTTCCGGCTCTTCGACCGGGAGATCGGGGCGGCTGTCACCTCCGTGGGCCGTGCGATCATCGAGCACACGCGGCGCGAGATCGAGAAGATGGGCTATACGGTCATCTACGGCGACACGGACTCCTGCATGATCCAGCTCCCGCCGCTCGACCGGGAGAAGACGATCGAGATTGCACGTAGCATTGAAAAACAGCTCAACGCGAGTTACCCGGTCTTTGCAAAAACCGAACTGAACGCCGATGTCAGTTTCTTTTCCATCAAATTCGAGAAGATCTATGCCCGCTTCTTCCAGGCAGGCAAGAAGAAGCGCTACGCAGGATCGCTTGTCTGGAAAGAGGGAAAGGACGTACAGGAAACGGACATTGTCGGCTTCGAGATCAAGCGAAGCGACACACCGCAGATAACAAAGCATGTGCAAAAAACCGTGATGGAACTCATCCTGGACGGCAAGGGGCTCGACGAGGTCAAGGCATTCCTTGGCGAGGTGATCAAAAAATACCGGGCCGGGAAATACACGCTGGATGAGATCGGGATCCCCGGCGGGATCGGGAAGAGCCTCGACGATTACGAGACGGACGATGCACAGGTGCGGGGCGCAAAGTATGCCAACCAGTACCTGCACACGGAGTTCGGGAAGGGCAGCAAGCCCAAGAGGATTTACATCAAGACGGTAACCGCCAAATATCCCAAGACGGACGTGCTCTGCTTCGAGTACGCCGACCAGGTGCCTCCCGAGTTCGTGGTGGACCTCGAACTGATGCTGGAGAAGACCATCAGACAACCGATCTCCCGGATCATCGAGGCGCTCGGCTGGAGCTGGGCGGATGTGGATCCGTCGCGGACTACGCTGGCGCAGTGGGGACTGGGGTAA